A region from the Pogoniulus pusillus isolate bPogPus1 chromosome 13, bPogPus1.pri, whole genome shotgun sequence genome encodes:
- the LDAF1 gene encoding lipid droplet assembly factor 1: MPKEMQELQKQWHSLMQSIHSNSNVLAFMNSRVGQYLDDHPFVALSLLMFLAVSAIPTAFFFIFVVTTAIMACIGVIVMEGVAIAVGGVALLCVLCGLGALSLGLSGALSVGYVVLSTLVNYWHASRDQIRQQEVNGSLPQKSSPVLNLSASSGKEE; this comes from the exons ATGCCCAAAGAAATGCAGGAACTACAGAAGCAGTGGCACTCCCTGATGCAGTCCATCCACAGCAACTCCAAT GTGCTTGCATTCATGAACTCTCGTGTGGGCCAATATTTGGATGACCATCCTTTTGTTGCCTTATCACTCCTGATGTTTCTGGCAGTGTCTGCTATTCCCACtgcatttttcttcatttttgttGTTACAACAGCCATAATGGCCTGTATTGGTGTGATAGTCATGGAAG GTGTTGCAATAGCCGTAGGTGGTGTGGCCCTTCTTTGTGTGCTGTGTGGCCTGGGTGCCCTCTCCCTGGGACTTTCTGGAGCATTGAGTGTTGGTTATGTTGTTCTTTCAACTCTGGTCAACTACTGGCATGCTTCAAG GGATCAGATAAGGCAACAAGAAGTTAATGGAAGCTTGCCACAGAAGAGTTCTCCTGTCTTGAATCTGTCTGCCAGTAGTGGAAAGGAGGAATGA
- the ZP2 gene encoding zona pellucida sperm-binding protein 2 → MGLVVEQQCLSTSRMWLLLLFVFLLPSAFCAEGLEDQDLLESVSCHGDGMEVEFSRELGNSSWHVCVVDPSGEELVSCNHTVDHERLLLTALFANCTVLEDGQYQLRLRLMVNDTVGEERNVTYSAHCSDISADEITAPFFAGTTNCTKDFMEVAFPALIPSFSDEDMLPAALMTWTLSVEDGTRAHQLSLGQAMQQGYNLFADGRNLIFRVAFTATGVVSYKHDDKVLYTLALKLMYGPPEGRLTVESRMLCAPGPAICNATHMVVVIPAFPGTLVAVGVENKTIPMDELQENGIALDGKKGVKLLISRGVLKSRVPGGSCSGLQPYMSSLKLTFQFHGETVAMAIHPECPCEQHAPVAAVCTQDGYMDFEVLADSTTPVLDLDTLRLRDPTCRPAFKSPLNDRVWFHIPLNACGTRHWLDGEKIVYENEVTAVQADLPLRVISRDSELRLTVLCSFSNGDASLTIRVDNLPSLASAVNQGPLSLILLSYPESSYRQPYRDDQYPIVRYLRQPIFLEVQVLNRNDPNLHLVLDDCWATASHDPNSLPQWNIVVDGCEYELDSYRTVFHPVGHGVSYANYRQRLEVKTFAFVSGGKTLPGLVYFHCSVLLCDRFQPDSPLCVARCPRPSRSKRGSGMPDVNSAVVSLQGPVLLVPEGWSATPGSTWSKKAWAGIMMTAVGILSLVATVLLLLSCLKCLKRASMVNIVC, encoded by the exons ATGGGACTGGTAgtggagcagcagtgcctgagcacctccaggatgtg GTTGCTGCTCCTGTTTGTCTTtttgctgccctcagccttttgTGCTGAAGGCCTGGAGGATCAGGATCTCTTGG AGAGTGTGTCCTGCCATGGGGATGGCATGGAAGTGGAGTTTTCCAGAGAGCTTGGCAACTCCTCCTGGCACGTGTGTGTTGTTG ATCCGAGTGGTGAGGAGCTCGTGTCCTGTAACCACACCGTGGATCAtgagaggctgctgctcactgccctgTTTGCCAACTGTACTGTCCTGGAG GATGGTCAGTACCAGCTCAGACTGAGGCTGATGGTGAATGACACagtaggagaggagaggaatgtAACCTACAGCGCTCACTGCAGTGACATTAGTGCAGATGAAATCACTGCTCCTTTCTTTGCTGGCACCACAAACTGTACAAAAGACTTCATGGAA GTTGCTTTCCCAGCCCTCATCCCAAGCTTCAGTGATGAAGATATG CTTCCAGCAGCTTTGATGACCTGGACTCTGTCAGTTGAGGATGGAACAAGAGCACATCAGCTGAGCCTTGGGCAAGCCATGCAGCAAGGCTATAACCTTTTTGCTGATGGTCGCAACCTGATCTTTCGGGTGGCCTTTACTGCCACTGGAGTTGTCTCCTACAAG CACGATGATAAGGTCCTCTACACTCTGGCACTTAAGCTAATGTATGGCCCTCCTGAAGGCAGACTGACTGTGGAGTCAAGGATGCTTTGTGCACCAG GTCCAGCAATCTGTAATGCAACACACATGGTGGTTGTCATCCCAGCCTTCCCAGGCACTCTTGTGGCTGTGGGTGTAGAGAATAAGACCATCCCCATGGATGAGCTCCAGGAAAATGGGATTGCTCTGGATGGAAAGAAGGGAGTCAAGCTGCTTATTAGCAGGGGAGTCCTGAAGTCCAGG GTGCCTGGGGGGAGCTGCTCAGGACTTCAGCCCTACATGTCCTCCTTGAAGCTGACTTTTCAATTCCATGGGGAGACTGTGGCTATGGCAATACACCCAGAGTGCCCCTGTGAGCAGCATGCACCAGTAG ctgctgtgtgcaccCAGGATGGGTACATGGACTTTGAAGTCCTTGCAGACAGTACCACTCCAGTGCTGGACTTGGATACACTTAGGCTCAGAGATCCCACATGCCGGCCAGCCTTCAAATCCCCTCTGAATGACAGGGTTTGGTTTCACATCCCACTGAATGCCTGTGGCACCAGGCACTGG TTGGATGGGGAGAAGATTGTTTATGAGAATGAGGTGACAGCAGTACAGGCAGACCTCCCCCTGCGTGTGATTTCAAGGGACAGTGAACTCAG GCTAACAGTCCTGTGCTCCTTCAGCAATGGTGATGCCTCCCTCACTATAAGGGTAGACAACCTTCCTTCTCTGGCATCTGCAGTGAACCAAGGTCCTCTCTCCCTAATTCTTCTAAGCTACCCAg AGAGCTCCTACAGGCAGCCGTACCGCGATGACCAGTACCCCATTGTGAGGTACCTCCGGCAGCCTATCTTCCTGGAGGTGCAGGTCCTGAACCGCAACGACCCCAACCTGCACCTGGTGCTGGATGATTGCTGGGCAACAGCTTCACACGATCCAAACTCTCTTCCCCAGTGGAACATTGTTGTTGATGG GTGTGAGTACGAGCTGGACAGCTATCGGACTGTGTTTCATCCCGTGGGGCACGGTGTCAGCTATGCTAACTATCGCCAAAGGCTGGAAGTGAAGACTTTTGCCTTTGTCTCTGGTGGCAAAACCCTACCTGGCCTA GTGTACTTCCACTGCAGTGTTCTGCTCTGCGATCGCTTCCAACCAGACTCCCCTCTGTGTGTTGCAAGATGCCCAAGACCATCTAGAAGCAAACGAG GGAGTGGGATGCCAGACGTGAACTCTGCAGTGGTGAGCTTACAGGGTCCTGTTCTCCTTGTGCCAGAAGGATGGTCTGCAACCCCAG GGAGCACTTGGAGTAAGAAGGCATGGGCTGGCATTATGATGACTGCTGTTGGCATTCTCTCTCTGGTGGCCACAGTGCTACTCCTTTTGTCTTGTCTTAAATGTCTAAAGAGAGCATCCATGGTAAACATAGTATGTTAG